One window from the genome of Thermaerobacter marianensis DSM 12885 encodes:
- the sigG gene encoding RNA polymerase sporulation sigma factor SigG — MSRMINKVEICGVNTAELPVLTNEQMRVLFRRMRQGDEEARQQLVQGNLRLVLSVIQRFNHRGEPVDDLFQVGCIGLMKAIDNFDLEQNVRFSTYAVPMIIGEIRRYLRDNTPIRVSRSLRDVAYKALQVRDQLTHRHGREPTLEEIARELGLPREEVVHALDAIQDPVSLFEPIYQDGGDPIYVVDQVSDDKQRDEQWLETIAVREAMARLDEREQLIITKRFYQGKTQMEVANEIGISQAQVSRLEKAALQRMRKYM, encoded by the coding sequence ATGAGCCGCATGATCAACAAAGTTGAGATCTGCGGGGTGAACACTGCCGAACTTCCGGTTCTGACCAACGAACAAATGCGGGTGCTCTTCCGCCGCATGCGCCAAGGCGATGAAGAGGCGCGACAGCAGCTGGTGCAGGGCAACTTGCGGCTGGTCTTGAGCGTCATCCAGAGGTTCAACCACCGCGGCGAACCTGTGGACGACCTCTTTCAAGTGGGATGCATCGGCTTGATGAAGGCCATCGACAACTTCGACCTGGAGCAGAACGTGCGCTTCTCCACCTATGCGGTGCCCATGATCATCGGCGAGATTCGCCGCTACCTGCGCGACAACACGCCCATTCGCGTCAGTCGCTCCCTGCGGGACGTGGCGTACAAGGCGCTCCAGGTCCGCGACCAGCTCACCCACCGCCACGGGCGCGAGCCGACCCTGGAGGAGATCGCCCGGGAACTGGGCCTTCCGCGGGAAGAGGTGGTCCACGCCCTGGACGCCATCCAGGACCCGGTCTCGCTGTTCGAGCCGATCTACCAGGACGGCGGCGACCCCATCTACGTGGTGGACCAGGTCAGCGACGACAAGCAGCGGGACGAGCAGTGGCTGGAGACCATCGCCGTGCGCGAGGCCATGGCCCGGCTGGACGAGCGCGAGCAGCTCATCATCACCAAGCGCTTCTACCAGGGCAAGACCCAGATGGAAGTGGCCAACGAGATCGGCATCTCCCAGGCGCAGGTCTCGCGCCTGGAGAAGGCCGCGCTGCAGCGGATGCGCAAGTACATGTGA